A single window of Arcobacter venerupis DNA harbors:
- a CDS encoding type III pantothenate kinase: MIGVLELILCDIGNTTYHFLIKGKHKKYFLDEKVPPFDDEVYFVSVNEKASKKLIKKNPHAKNINKLLNFQTSYLGLGIDRALACSFQDNCVIVDAGSAITVDVMEEGNHKGGFILLGLRRFMKSYPKISKKLKFEFEKEINLDKIPLRTKDAIQYAMLKSIILPIKEVSLNKNIIFTGGDGLALSKYFENSTYKKDLIFENMKRIIDANNCIA, translated from the coding sequence ATGATTGGAGTGTTAGAGTTGATTTTATGTGATATTGGAAATACAACTTATCATTTTTTGATAAAGGGTAAACATAAAAAGTATTTTTTAGATGAAAAAGTTCCTCCTTTTGATGATGAGGTTTATTTTGTTTCTGTAAATGAAAAAGCTAGTAAAAAATTAATCAAAAAAAATCCCCATGCTAAAAATATAAATAAACTTCTAAACTTTCAAACTTCATATTTAGGTTTAGGAATTGATAGGGCTCTTGCTTGTTCTTTTCAAGATAATTGTGTCATTGTTGATGCAGGAAGTGCAATAACTGTTGATGTTATGGAAGAGGGCAATCATAAAGGTGGATTTATACTTTTGGGTTTGAGAAGATTTATGAAAAGTTACCCAAAAATATCAAAAAAACTAAAGTTTGAGTTTGAAAAAGAGATAAATTTAGATAAAATACCGCTTCGCACGAAAGATGCTATACAATATGCTATGTTAAAATCTATCATTTTACCAATCAAAGAAGTAAGTTTAAATAAAAATATTATATTCACTGGTGGTGATGGGCTAGCTTTGAGTAAATATTTTGAAAATAGCACATATAAAAAAGATTTAATATTTGAGAACATGAAAAGGATTATTGATGCTAACAATTGCATTGCCTAA
- the hisG gene encoding ATP phosphoribosyltransferase — protein sequence MLTIALPKGRIAEETLDKFEKAFGEKFIFEDRKLILEKAGFRFLNVRNQDVPTYVMHGAADLGVVGLDVLEEKEYDLIKLLDLQLGKCKVAFGLRKGEELNFNKSKITIATKHEVIAKKFFEQKAMAVEIIKLYGSIELAPLVGLCDCIVDIVETGETMKQNGLEIGPTIMESSAHLIANKNSFYAKKDLILDLKERIEAHI from the coding sequence ATGCTAACAATTGCATTGCCTAAGGGAAGAATTGCTGAGGAAACTCTTGATAAATTTGAAAAAGCTTTTGGTGAAAAGTTTATTTTTGAAGATAGAAAATTAATACTTGAAAAAGCTGGATTTAGATTTTTAAATGTTAGAAATCAAGATGTACCAACTTATGTAATGCATGGCGCTGCTGATTTAGGTGTTGTTGGACTGGATGTTCTTGAAGAAAAAGAGTATGACTTAATCAAACTTCTTGATTTACAACTTGGAAAGTGTAAAGTTGCTTTTGGATTAAGAAAGGGTGAAGAGTTAAATTTCAATAAAAGTAAAATCACAATTGCTACAAAACATGAAGTAATCGCTAAAAAGTTTTTTGAACAAAAAGCAATGGCAGTTGAGATTATCAAACTTTATGGTTCTATTGAATTAGCACCTTTAGTTGGACTTTGTGATTGTATTGTTGATATTGTTGAAACTGGTGAAACAATGAAACAAAATGGGCTTGAAATAGGACCTACAATTATGGAAAGTTCAGCTCACTTAATAGCAAATAAAAACTCTTTTTATGCTAAAAAAGATTTAATTTTAGACTTAAAAGAAAGAATAGAAGCACATATATAA
- a CDS encoding class I SAM-dependent methyltransferase, producing MGLDLYAKVEPYLDFEEEVYTLHREFLRFVMVNDLDNIIDIGCGQGYFLENLKVNKKKYFGIDLSVEQIKVCETKNLNAKAIALGEVKEKFDCATAIFDVLNYIPKKELKQFIKETNLVLNQGAYFIFDVNSLFGFEEVAQGCITIDVEDKFIAIDANFENNKLQTDITLFEKQENGLFSKEQDSIIQEYHSKEFLTKLLKECGFEIQEIKEFNLHTDEHADKLIFICKKIA from the coding sequence ATGGGATTAGATTTATACGCAAAAGTTGAGCCTTATTTAGATTTTGAAGAAGAAGTTTATACTTTACATAGAGAATTTTTACGATTTGTAATGGTAAATGACCTTGATAATATAATTGATATTGGTTGTGGTCAAGGATATTTTTTAGAGAATCTAAAAGTAAATAAAAAGAAATATTTTGGAATTGATTTAAGTGTTGAACAAATCAAAGTTTGTGAAACTAAAAATCTAAATGCAAAAGCAATAGCTTTAGGCGAAGTAAAAGAAAAATTTGATTGTGCAACAGCTATTTTTGATGTTCTAAATTATATTCCCAAAAAAGAGTTAAAGCAGTTTATCAAAGAGACAAATCTTGTTTTAAATCAAGGTGCTTATTTTATTTTTGATGTAAACTCACTTTTCGGATTTGAAGAAGTTGCTCAAGGGTGTATTACTATTGATGTTGAAGACAAATTTATTGCTATTGATGCAAATTTTGAAAACAACAAACTTCAAACGGATATTACACTTTTTGAAAAACAAGAAAATGGACTTTTCTCAAAAGAACAAGATTCAATAATCCAAGAATACCACTCAAAAGAGTTTTTAACGAAACTTCTAAAAGAGTGTGGTTTTGAAATTCAAGAGATAAAAGAGTTTAATTTACATACAGATGAACATGCTGATAAATTAATCTTTATTTGTAAAAAAATAGCCTAA
- a CDS encoding FmdE family protein has translation MTYPQFFNKIPIIKLQDDLASFLGAFEDGIIEFSYLDIVKSAGHSCPTVLGAYLMTFKGLEALYKNEIPIRGEIIVEFSESQTTGVAGAIGNVIMNITGAATTNGFKGLAGKYDRNHLMKFEQDINGSNVRFTRTDSHKSVEVFYNPSSVKPHEDLNFLMQKSLQGNATNDEKLEFGKLWQKRVEDIFDNIQEVINIKE, from the coding sequence ATGACTTACCCACAATTTTTTAATAAAATCCCAATAATAAAACTACAAGATGATTTAGCCTCTTTTTTAGGTGCTTTTGAAGATGGAATAATAGAATTTTCATATTTAGATATCGTAAAAAGTGCAGGGCATTCGTGTCCTACGGTTTTAGGAGCTTATCTTATGACGTTTAAAGGTTTAGAAGCTTTATATAAAAATGAGATCCCAATACGTGGTGAAATTATTGTTGAATTTAGCGAAAGCCAAACTACTGGCGTTGCAGGAGCTATTGGAAATGTGATTATGAATATCACGGGAGCTGCTACAACAAATGGGTTTAAAGGTCTTGCTGGAAAATATGATAGAAATCATTTAATGAAATTTGAACAAGATATAAATGGTTCAAATGTAAGATTTACAAGAACAGATAGCCATAAAAGTGTAGAAGTTTTTTATAATCCATCTTCTGTAAAACCACATGAAGATTTAAATTTCTTGATGCAAAAATCTTTGCAAGGAAATGCTACAAATGATGAAAAACTTGAGTTTGGAAAACTTTGGCAAAAAAGAGTTGAAGATATTTTTGATAATATTCAAGAAGTTATAAATATAAAAGAGTAA
- the trpS gene encoding tryptophan--tRNA ligase, whose amino-acid sequence MRILSGIQPSGTIHIGNYFGMVKKMIESQNEGELFAFLASYHALTSVKEKEALENNTYEAAINFLALGMDPEKSTFWVQHDVKEVLELYWILSNHTSMGLLERAHSYKDKTARGIVAGHGLFSYPVLMAADILLFDSNIVPVGKDQIQHVEMTRDIATSFNHAYNKEIFVLPESRVDEIVATVPGTDGAKMSKSYNNTIDMFTSAKQRKKQVMGIVTDSRELDEPKEWENCNIYTLCKLFMNEDELKNLQKRYATPGEGYGHFKMTLLEKINEYFAPYEEKREYYLNNKKEVREILTFGAQKARKIAAAKMEIIRDAVGLI is encoded by the coding sequence TTGAGAATTTTATCAGGTATTCAACCATCAGGAACAATACACATAGGAAACTATTTTGGTATGGTAAAAAAAATGATAGAGTCACAAAATGAAGGTGAACTTTTTGCATTTTTAGCATCATATCATGCTTTAACATCAGTGAAAGAAAAAGAAGCTTTAGAAAACAATACTTATGAAGCAGCAATTAACTTTTTAGCACTAGGAATGGACCCAGAAAAATCAACATTTTGGGTACAACACGATGTAAAAGAGGTTCTTGAGTTATACTGGATACTATCAAATCACACTTCTATGGGACTATTAGAGAGAGCTCACTCTTACAAAGATAAAACAGCAAGAGGAATTGTAGCAGGTCATGGATTATTTTCATATCCAGTTTTAATGGCTGCTGATATTTTACTATTTGATTCAAATATCGTGCCTGTAGGAAAAGACCAAATTCAGCATGTTGAAATGACAAGAGATATTGCAACTTCGTTCAATCACGCTTATAATAAAGAGATTTTTGTTTTACCTGAATCAAGAGTTGATGAAATAGTTGCTACAGTTCCAGGAACTGATGGAGCTAAAATGTCTAAATCATATAACAATACAATTGATATGTTTACAAGTGCAAAACAAAGAAAAAAACAAGTTATGGGAATTGTAACAGATTCAAGAGAATTGGATGAGCCAAAAGAGTGGGAAAACTGTAATATCTATACTTTATGTAAACTATTTATGAATGAAGATGAATTAAAAAATTTACAAAAAAGATATGCAACTCCAGGTGAGGGATATGGTCATTTTAAAATGACTCTACTTGAAAAAATAAATGAATATTTTGCACCTTATGAAGAAAAAAGAGAATATTACTTAAACAACAAAAAAGAAGTAAGAGAAATATTAACTTTTGGGGCACAAAAAGCTAGAAAAATTGCAGCAGCTAAAATGGAAATTATTAGAGATGCTGTGGGTTTAATCTAA
- a CDS encoding manganese efflux pump MntP family protein → MLEILILSFALSMDAFAVSIGLGIKNKGDVKILALKAGLFFGIFQALMPFIGYLGGIGLKEYIQGYDSIIAFVLLVIIGGKMIYEALNENVEEEITKISNKILLTLAIATSIDAMAAGFTLHLFDLNVYLSLFLIGFITFIISYIGVFVGSHGGEKYESKAEILGGVVLILIGFKILLF, encoded by the coding sequence ATGTTAGAAATTTTAATTTTATCATTTGCGCTTAGTATGGATGCCTTTGCAGTTTCTATTGGGCTTGGAATAAAAAATAAAGGTGATGTAAAAATCTTAGCATTAAAAGCTGGATTATTTTTTGGTATTTTTCAAGCATTAATGCCATTTATTGGATACCTTGGAGGAATTGGACTAAAAGAGTATATTCAAGGATATGATAGCATCATTGCTTTTGTCTTATTAGTAATCATTGGTGGGAAAATGATATATGAAGCCTTAAATGAAAATGTTGAAGAAGAGATAACAAAAATATCAAATAAAATTTTATTGACTTTAGCAATTGCTACAAGTATTGATGCGATGGCTGCTGGATTTACTTTACATCTTTTTGATTTAAATGTTTATTTATCTTTATTTCTTATTGGATTTATTACATTTATCATTAGTTATATTGGTGTATTTGTAGGAAGTCATGGTGGAGAAAAATATGAAAGTAAAGCTGAAATTTTAGGTGGAGTTGTGCTTATTTTAATAGGTTTTAAAATCTTACTTTTTTAG
- a CDS encoding MFS transporter: MKEIKPLMVITILCVSSMMAFLAVVGPIVRKLGLQEWHAGLMVALAGVAWIFLSRFWGKKSDIYGRKNILLLAIFGFFISYLLLAIFVNYAVITPPLVIISLLVLIATRLLIGVFYSAVPPVSNALIADKVEAQKRTSYMASLGASNGLGMILGPIIGGALAVYGLAIPLYAAAILPLIAVFMVFFFLEKDVKIKKTKDTPLHFFDKRLRLPMIASFITMFSIVTSQVCLGFFILDKFQMSEIDTAKTTGYILAIIGVVFIATQIIVSKLKNVKSISWLILGSIFATVGYFLISLISTKIELTLAFCIGTIGLGMIMPAFMAITSNSVNANEQGVAAGTVSSAQGFGIIVGPLLSTVLYKISPEFPFIFASLIFAILVTISLSYKKRGFGC; encoded by the coding sequence ATGAAAGAAATTAAACCTTTAATGGTTATTACAATTTTATGTGTATCTTCAATGATGGCTTTTTTAGCAGTAGTTGGTCCAATAGTGAGAAAATTAGGTTTACAAGAGTGGCATGCAGGTCTTATGGTAGCACTTGCAGGTGTTGCATGGATTTTTTTATCAAGATTTTGGGGTAAAAAAAGTGATATTTATGGACGAAAAAATATCTTACTACTTGCAATTTTTGGATTTTTTATCTCTTATTTACTTTTAGCAATATTTGTAAATTATGCAGTTATAACTCCTCCACTTGTTATTATTTCTCTTTTAGTTTTAATCGCCACAAGATTATTAATAGGAGTATTTTATTCAGCTGTTCCACCAGTTTCAAATGCTTTAATCGCAGATAAAGTAGAAGCACAAAAAAGAACTTCTTATATGGCTAGTCTTGGAGCATCAAATGGTTTGGGTATGATTTTAGGACCTATAATTGGTGGGGCTTTAGCTGTTTATGGATTGGCTATTCCTTTATATGCTGCTGCAATTTTGCCATTAATTGCAGTTTTTATGGTCTTTTTCTTTTTAGAAAAAGATGTCAAAATTAAAAAAACAAAAGATACACCTTTACATTTTTTTGATAAAAGACTAAGACTTCCAATGATTGCTTCATTTATTACTATGTTTAGTATTGTTACTTCACAAGTTTGTTTAGGTTTTTTCATCTTAGATAAATTTCAAATGAGTGAAATAGATACTGCAAAAACTACTGGATATATTTTGGCAATAATTGGTGTTGTATTTATAGCTACACAAATTATAGTTTCAAAACTAAAAAATGTAAAATCTATATCTTGGTTGATTTTAGGCTCAATTTTCGCAACAGTAGGATATTTTTTAATAAGTCTTATATCAACAAAAATTGAATTAACTCTTGCTTTTTGTATTGGAACTATTGGGCTAGGTATGATAATGCCAGCATTTATGGCAATTACTTCAAATAGTGTAAATGCAAATGAACAAGGAGTTGCAGCAGGAACGGTATCATCTGCTCAAGGTTTTGGAATTATTGTAGGACCATTACTTAGTACAGTTTTATATAAAATCTCCCCAGAGTTTCCATTTATCTTTGCAAGTTTAATTTTTGCTATTTTAGTTACAATCTCTCTTTCATATAAAAAAAGAGGATTTGGATGTTAG
- a CDS encoding MFS transporter: MHKCSCLTPQSILLLASLYITQYVGFSFFSVAIIAIWRKSGMQLEELGFFSLISLVWVIKFLWAPWVDKYVTKHHGNYSSFLKIVQLFLIISIVFTSFFDVIEDKLIVIIALILVGLLASTQDIAAEGLAFKLLTKSERGLGGTLKTSGGILGNILGVGGALAIYEYFGWSVTVLLLAFITTITFIQLLLYKESKCVVEHTIQDISWRLFFQFWNKKGRILLLVLLILYPIGMTISYALLTPILVDVGYGLDKIGFINGVVGSILGIIASVISGYLLKIFSRKTMLIGISIFECLGFLTLLFLVNGYTNILFASLSMSIIFISYSASMPIIHALMMDQLSTKSPSTEYALQFFPFMLMGVLASAFGVSLSGIFGYSTMIIVASLFSFISMMYVLLFFKGIEYERN; this comes from the coding sequence ATGCATAAATGTTCTTGTTTAACGCCTCAATCTATTTTATTGTTAGCTAGTTTATATATCACTCAATATGTTGGTTTTTCTTTTTTTTCAGTAGCAATTATTGCAATTTGGAGAAAAAGTGGAATGCAACTTGAAGAATTGGGATTTTTTTCTCTAATTAGTTTAGTTTGGGTAATAAAATTTTTATGGGCACCTTGGGTAGATAAATATGTTACAAAACATCATGGAAATTATTCTAGTTTCCTTAAAATAGTACAATTATTTTTGATTATTTCAATTGTTTTTACCTCTTTTTTTGATGTTATTGAAGATAAATTAATTGTTATTATAGCTCTTATTTTAGTAGGACTTTTAGCTTCTACACAAGATATAGCAGCTGAGGGTTTAGCTTTTAAACTTTTAACTAAAAGTGAAAGAGGATTAGGAGGAACACTTAAAACTTCAGGAGGAATACTTGGAAATATTTTAGGAGTTGGAGGAGCTTTAGCTATTTATGAATATTTTGGTTGGAGTGTAACAGTCTTACTTTTAGCATTTATTACAACTATTACTTTTATTCAATTATTACTTTATAAAGAATCAAAATGTGTAGTTGAACATACAATTCAGGATATCTCATGGAGACTTTTTTTCCAATTCTGGAATAAAAAAGGGCGTATTTTATTACTTGTCTTATTGATTCTTTATCCAATAGGAATGACTATTTCTTATGCTTTATTAACTCCAATATTAGTTGATGTGGGTTATGGCTTAGATAAAATAGGTTTTATAAATGGTGTAGTTGGAAGTATTCTAGGAATTATTGCTTCTGTAATTAGTGGCTATTTATTAAAAATATTTTCTAGAAAAACTATGCTTATTGGCATTAGCATTTTTGAATGTTTAGGATTTTTAACTCTATTGTTTTTAGTTAATGGATATACAAATATTTTATTTGCTTCTTTATCTATGAGTATTATTTTTATAAGTTATAGCGCTTCTATGCCAATTATTCATGCTTTGATGATGGATCAATTATCAACAAAATCTCCAAGTACAGAATATGCTTTGCAATTTTTCCCTTTTATGTTAATGGGAGTTCTTGCTAGTGCTTTTGGAGTATCTTTATCAGGAATTTTCGGTTATAGCACTATGATTATAGTTGCTTCTTTATTTTCATTTATTTCAATGATGTATGTATTATTATTTTTTAAAGGAATTGAATATGAAAGAAATTAA
- a CDS encoding ABC transporter ATP-binding protein gives MKTKMKFASIYEVYKITLELSGKHVNSFKKSLLLFTLSFIAQGLAFSMFYPFLKSLFAPTLIINDIWLYFILMLFFSGISFITKWKGHDFDYAGNIVEITHDIRTKLGISLRTMPLEKLSSYKTGELNAVFSSNVDETVLHMGMMASLFLQIVIVPFTIVIATFIVDYRLALIMLILFPLAIPLYAWKRKLAIEEKTQFTTENASLEARFIEYIQGLTVLRAVNKVGINAQNLQNSIKNVKEIQKQGLYKGQLPFVLMGILIEFTLLAILFIGAWFIKDNSLALVTLGASIIIVARLTEPLSLLLGVVPMFDLMDSAFRKIKSILEIKPLIIYEPIQKNNNFDIEFKNVDFTYLNQDKKAINNINFFMPNKTMTAIVGHSGCGKTTLAKLIMRYADIQKGTIKIGGVNIQNMTANDLMKNISVVFQDVYLFDDTIMNNIRMANPKATDKEVEDAANSAYCHEFITRLPNGYNTKIGDIGGNLSGGEKQRISIARAILKNAPIVILDEPTAALDTQSEVAVQRAIDKLVEDKTIIVIAHRLSTIAGADNILVVNNGEIVESGTHDELVKEKGKYFNMWQAQQRVKEWSLDA, from the coding sequence ATGAAAACAAAAATGAAATTTGCATCAATTTATGAAGTTTATAAAATTACATTAGAATTATCAGGTAAACATGTTAATAGTTTTAAAAAAAGTTTATTATTATTTACTTTATCTTTTATTGCTCAAGGTTTAGCATTTTCAATGTTCTATCCCTTTTTAAAATCTTTATTTGCACCAACTTTAATTATAAATGACATTTGGTTATATTTTATTCTAATGTTATTTTTTAGTGGAATTTCATTTATTACAAAATGGAAAGGACATGATTTTGATTATGCAGGGAATATTGTGGAAATTACCCACGATATTAGAACAAAATTAGGAATTAGTTTAAGAACAATGCCTTTAGAAAAATTATCAAGCTATAAAACAGGTGAACTTAATGCTGTTTTTTCAAGTAATGTAGATGAAACTGTTTTGCACATGGGCATGATGGCTTCTTTATTTTTACAAATAGTAATTGTACCTTTTACTATTGTTATTGCAACATTTATTGTAGATTACAGATTGGCATTAATTATGTTAATTTTATTTCCCCTTGCTATTCCTTTATATGCTTGGAAAAGAAAATTAGCAATAGAAGAAAAAACTCAATTTACTACTGAAAATGCTTCTTTAGAAGCTCGATTTATAGAGTATATTCAAGGATTAACAGTTTTACGAGCTGTTAATAAAGTTGGTATAAATGCACAAAATTTACAAAATTCTATAAAAAATGTTAAAGAAATACAAAAACAAGGATTATATAAAGGACAATTACCCTTTGTATTAATGGGGATTTTAATTGAATTTACTCTTTTAGCAATTTTATTTATTGGAGCTTGGTTTATAAAAGATAATAGTTTGGCATTAGTAACATTAGGAGCTAGTATTATAATTGTTGCTCGATTAACAGAACCATTATCTTTACTTTTAGGGGTTGTTCCTATGTTTGATTTGATGGATTCAGCTTTTAGAAAAATCAAATCAATCTTAGAAATTAAACCTTTAATAATATATGAACCTATACAAAAAAATAATAACTTTGATATAGAATTTAAAAATGTAGATTTTACATATCTTAATCAAGATAAAAAAGCTATCAATAATATAAATTTTTTTATGCCAAATAAAACTATGACAGCTATTGTGGGACATTCTGGTTGTGGTAAAACAACATTGGCTAAACTAATTATGCGATATGCAGATATTCAAAAAGGAACAATTAAAATTGGTGGGGTTAACATCCAAAATATGACAGCTAATGATTTAATGAAAAATATATCAGTTGTTTTTCAAGATGTCTATTTATTTGATGATACGATTATGAATAATATTCGTATGGCAAATCCAAAAGCAACAGATAAAGAAGTAGAAGATGCTGCAAATAGCGCCTATTGTCATGAATTTATCACAAGATTACCCAATGGCTACAATACTAAAATAGGAGATATTGGTGGAAATTTAAGTGGAGGAGAAAAACAACGAATAAGTATTGCAAGAGCCATTTTAAAAAATGCTCCAATAGTTATTCTTGATGAACCAACGGCAGCTCTTGATACCCAAAGTGAAGTAGCTGTCCAAAGAGCCATTGATAAACTTGTAGAAGATAAAACCATTATCGTTATAGCTCATAGGCTTTCTACTATTGCAGGTGCTGATAATATACTTGTAGTTAATAATGGAGAAATTGTTGAAAGTGGTACACATGATGAATTAGTAAAAGAAAAAGGTAAATATTTTAATATGTGGCAAGCTCAACAAAGAGTAAAAGAATGGAGTTTAGATGCATAA
- a CDS encoding ABC transporter ATP-binding protein gives MKKYEKHKQGLWAIIAPVNGYIKTAISLSIIGGITSIIGFVLLAYVLLLSIKEKSDFFQFELSFNEAFLLLTFVVIISFLTRYYSFVISHLGAFKLEEILRTNITAHLAKIPLGYVITTGTGALKKVLLDDVKNLHAFVADSIPMIGKSITTPIASLFALLIINYVFALVALSVLLIGAVIMYFVMKDSVNHRKNYEQSQSDINKAVIEFIQAMMVVRTFDDGTSSFKRYNESLLRYRVHLKAWIAETSTPAKISMTILSPMPTLLAISLLGIFFVLNGTLDFVSFIAILLVSTGMADSLMPIMWMSNFIKKSSSSALRIQEIMDLPQLTYKKDKQLLKNLNIEFDNVSFKYENRLDYALQNISFKVKEKSVTALVGHSGAGKSTIAKLIPRFWDITSGSIKIGEVDIKDIDATTLMDTISFVFQDTFLFNDTLENNIKIANSNATREDMIEACKAAQIHDFILTLPKGYETLAGDRGTNLSGGQKQRITIARAILRNAPIVVLDEATAFADPENEEEIIKALANLMKNKTVIVIAHRLSTIKDVEQIIVFDDGKISEIGKHNELLENQGIYAKLWSDYEKSQNWHLHYKGDVK, from the coding sequence ATGAAAAAATATGAAAAACATAAACAAGGACTTTGGGCTATTATAGCTCCTGTAAATGGTTATATTAAAACAGCTATTAGCTTATCTATTATTGGAGGAATAACTTCAATAATTGGGTTTGTTTTATTAGCCTATGTTTTATTATTAAGTATTAAAGAAAAATCGGATTTTTTTCAATTTGAGCTTTCTTTTAACGAAGCTTTTTTACTCTTAACTTTTGTGGTAATTATCTCTTTTTTAACACGATATTATTCTTTTGTAATATCTCATTTAGGTGCTTTTAAACTTGAAGAGATTTTACGAACAAATATTACAGCGCATTTAGCAAAAATACCTTTGGGATATGTAATAACAACTGGAACAGGAGCTTTAAAAAAAGTTTTGTTAGATGATGTAAAAAATCTTCACGCTTTTGTAGCTGATAGTATTCCTATGATTGGTAAAAGTATCACTACTCCAATAGCTTCATTATTTGCACTTCTAATTATTAATTATGTTTTCGCACTAGTAGCTTTGTCTGTATTACTTATTGGAGCAGTGATTATGTATTTTGTGATGAAAGATTCAGTAAATCACAGAAAAAATTATGAACAAAGTCAGTCTGACATAAATAAAGCAGTAATAGAATTTATTCAAGCAATGATGGTAGTAAGAACTTTTGATGATGGAACAAGCTCTTTTAAAAGATACAATGAATCATTACTTAGATATAGAGTTCATTTAAAAGCTTGGATAGCTGAAACAAGTACTCCTGCAAAAATTTCGATGACAATTTTAAGTCCTATGCCAACTTTACTAGCCATAAGCCTTCTTGGAATCTTTTTTGTTTTGAATGGTACATTAGATTTTGTGAGTTTTATTGCAATATTACTTGTAAGTACGGGAATGGCTGATTCGTTAATGCCTATTATGTGGATGAGTAACTTTATCAAAAAATCAAGTTCTTCAGCACTTAGAATTCAAGAAATTATGGATTTACCACAATTAACTTATAAAAAAGATAAACAATTACTTAAAAATTTAAATATAGAATTTGATAATGTATCTTTTAAATATGAAAATAGATTAGATTATGCTCTACAAAACATTAGTTTTAAAGTTAAAGAAAAAAGTGTAACAGCATTAGTTGGACATTCAGGTGCTGGAAAAAGTACTATAGCAAAACTAATTCCTAGGTTTTGGGATATTACAAGTGGAAGTATCAAAATAGGAGAAGTTGATATAAAAGATATTGATGCAACAACCTTAATGGACACCATTTCTTTTGTATTTCAAGATACTTTTTTATTTAATGATACCCTTGAAAATAACATCAAAATAGCAAATTCAAATGCTACTAGAGAAGATATGATTGAAGCTTGTAAAGCAGCCCAAATTCATGATTTTATTTTGACTTTACCAAAAGGTTATGAAACATTAGCTGGAGATAGAGGAACAAATCTTTCAGGTGGTCAAAAACAAAGAATTACAATTGCTAGAGCAATCTTAAGAAATGCTCCTATTGTAGTTTTAGATGAAGCAACCGCATTTGCAGATCCAGAAAATGAAGAAGAAATTATAAAAGCTTTAGCAAATTTAATGAAAAATAAAACTGTTATAGTAATAGCTCATAGATTATCCACAATCAAAGATGTGGAGCAAATTATTGTTTTTGATGATGGGAAAATAAGTGAAATAGGAAAACATAATGAACTTTTAGAAAATCAAGGAATTTATGCAAAATTGTGGAGTGACTATGAAAAATCACAAAATTGGCATTTACACTATAAAGGGGATGTAAAATGA